A window of Oryza glaberrima chromosome 2, OglaRS2, whole genome shotgun sequence genomic DNA:
CTGAACCCAAGAAATAAATGCATGGTACCATATGGTCCAGCCTAGAAGCAACACAGATAATGGCAGCCTACCCAACATTTATTTGCTAGTAATACACTATTTCTCCCACCGTTTCAAATTATTGCATTCTAGTTTTATCTTGAATCGATCATTTGTATATCTGTCCATCAATTGTTAATAAATTGATAGTTTACCGCGAGAATAACTttcatattatttatattttgcatGTTGTTGAATTCGAAAAATTTATATTGTCAATGATAAAAATGTTTGTGTCGTGACCCAAGGTCATGGACAAGATTAGGGATAGACGGGAAAACACCCTTTTCCCGCCTATCCTGAGAAATGAGCCCGAATACAAAATAAACACACACTTTTACTGACAAGATTTTTAGTATTCCAATATGTCCTGTCTGCTACAGGTTTTTTTTGTTAGCCTTATATAGTTCATAGATTTACATATGAGATTACAATTGTGCCCTTCGTTGGGCCCACATGAAATTACAATCGTGCCCATGCCATATGAGCAAACCCTAAGGGCATTTTGGTACATTATAGAGGTCATTATAGTCTTTTGGTGCCAGCTAGATGGAGTGGTTGAGTGGTTCCCAGGAATATTCTCTTGACATCTTTATTGTCCAAGTTGCCTTCTTCATGACCAAGAGTCTTTTCCATCACCATGGGTCTTCTCCACGACCGAGGGTCTTTTCCACCACCATGGGTCTTCTCCACGACCGAGGGTCTTTTCCACCACCATGGGTCTTTTCCATGGCATGTAGTCTTTTCCATCTCGATCATCCTTTCCGACTTACCCGGTAGCTGACCTATTATTAACTTAGGAAATACCCAAAACGGATAATGAGACTTAGTGAGAAGAACTCACTCGAACGGTATTTTCCGACTCGAACAGTGTTTTCCAACTCGAATGGCATTTTACCGTTTTCCCTATTCGAATGACCCTTTGCCACTAGGATACTTAGGATAAAAACTCAATCTTACCCAATCTCTTCCTCTACAGTGTTTTGGGCCGAATATGGAGGGACGGTGGTGACCCGTTACTACAACAGTTTGATTTATGGTAAAACTAGAATGAcaagtaatttgaaatggagggaattaCATCTTATTCAGTACACCTATCTGATGAAATGAAGTCTAATAACTTCTAGCATGGGAATCCAGGTAATTTAgcataaataaaattattcaCCACTCCAATCCAGTGAGTTACACATGTGCATAGCGATGAACAGGCAACCGATCCCTTCCATGAAGCCATGGGAGCACTAAGCTTCATGGAAGGATTTGGTCTCATGCGTGGAGATCTCTGTCCAAGAAGGACCTATACAAGCTGTCCCCATTGCCACCAAACCAGAAGACACCCAAATTTCCAACACTACTCTACATGGATGCTGCTCGGCCGTTCGACGGCCATGTCACGGCGATGGGGCTAGTGACGTCGTGCACGCCGTCGCTCCAGGTGACCGACCCGAAGGTGTACTCGGTGTCGACGATCACCGGGTTGCCCGACGCGGCGATGGTGATGTCGTAGGACAGGCTCTGGTGGCTCTCGTCGAACACCAGCATGCTTGGGCTCACCGTGACATCCACACCGGACGGGCTGTCGATCTTGGCTTCGTAGACGGCATTGGCGTTGCTGCCGACGTTGCGCACCACCCTGTGGTAGGTGACTGAATCTTTGTAGGAGGATAGGACGACGGCGAAGGCGGGGTAGTTGAGGTCCCCGGTGCGGGGGAATTTCGTCGAACAGTTGGCGACGGAGCCGTCTGTTGTGAAGAGGGAGATGATGGAGGGGGAGTAGCCGAGCGTGCAGAGGAAGGAGACGTAGTCTTCAGTGCCGGCGTCGTACACGAGGCCAGGGTCGAGCGCGCGGTTGGGGTCGACGTGGCCGGCGCCACGGACGAACGGCGTCGACTCGGTCCCGGTAGCCAGGTCCTTGATGACCGCGCCGGAGTTGTCCACGTTGTACGCCGTGGTCATGAGCGCCGACTTGATCGCCGCCGGGCTCCAGTCCGGTTGCGCCTggcggagcagcgcggcgaggccgcTGACGTGCGGGCACGACATGGACGTGCCGGAGATGATGTTGAACTCCACGCGCCTCGGGTCGATGTCGAGGTCGGTGGGCGCAGACTCGCCGGTCCACGCCGCGAGGATGTTGACGCCGGGGGCAATGACGTCCGGCTTGAGGATCTCCGGCGCGCGGTAGTTGGGGCCCCGGCTCGAGAACGCCGCGACGCGCGGCGCGGACGGCGACTTCCCGATGACCGTGCCCCGGAACACGAtggtcgccgtcggcgacggaTCGCTCTGGACGTAGTACTTGATCTTGTCGCCGAATTTCTGCCCCACCATTGTCGCCGGGACGAGGTGGGAGTCGGCAACCAGCTCCTCGCCGCTCTCCGCCGTGTTCACCAGAATCATGCCGGCACCGCCGGCCACCTTCACTGCCCCGCCTTTCGCCACACGGGCGTTGCTCCCACGCTCACACAGAACGATCTTGCCGGAAACCTTCGCTGGATCGAGCTCGCCGATTATGCAAAGCCGAGACCCGCAGTCGCCGGCGTACACCACCGGGAGCAGTGTGGAGTTCAGGGGTTCGCCGGAGTACAGGGACACGCCGCCGTAGACCTGACCGTTGCCTAGAACCACATCAGCCGGGAATTCGCGGTCGATGGTAGATGCGCCGACGGTCAGTATCCATGGCGCGATGTTCGTCGCGGTGTACTCGCCGGGGCCGGAATTGCCGGCGGACGCGGACACCACGATGCCCTTGCTAACGGCGTGGAAGGAGCCGATGGCGATGGAGTCGCGGAAGAAGCTCGGGGcgtagccgccggcgccgacggagAGGGAGATGACGTCGACGCCGTCCGCGACGGCCtcgtccatggcggcgaggaTGTCGGAGTCGTAGCAGCCGGACTTCCAGCAGATCTTGTACGCGGCGATGTGCGCCGCGGGGGACATGCCCACCGCCTGGCCACGCGCGTAGTCGAAGAACCCGGCGCCGGTCACCGGCGACcctgcggcggtggaggcggtgtgGGTCCCGTGGCCCTCGGTGTCCAGTGGCGACTTGGACTCCTCCGTCTCATCGATGGCGTGGCCGAGAGCAGCCTCGTATCCCTTGTAGAAGAACTTTGCGCCGATGAGCTTGTTGTTGCAGTAGGCGGAGGCGTtgaaggaggcggtggagacGCATCCGCCGGAGAAGGACGCGGGCGGCGGGCCGAGCCCGTCGGTGGGCGCGAAGGAGCCGCGGCCGATGGGGTAGATCCCGGTGTCGAGCACCCCGACGATGGGTGACGACGCgccaccggaggcggcggcggcggcgggcaggagcCCGGAAGCCTGGGTAAGGTGGAGGAACGCCGGGGTATGGGTGGTGTGCAGCTGGCGCGCCTGGTCGGGGTGGACGGCGAGCACCCCAGGCTGCGCCTCGACGTGCGCCGCCTGTTCGGGGGTGAGGCGCGCCGCGACCCCCGTCGCTGCGTGCGCGTAGGAATAGAGCAACCGTGGCCGCGGTGCGCGCAGAtggcgcgggaggcggaggaggcggccgaggaacacggcgccgccgccgccgccgacgcgcgtgGCCCTGAGCGCCGGGTGCTcgggcgcgaggtggaggatGTACGTCGACTGCTCtctcgcggccgccgccgccggcgacgcggcggcgaagaggatgaggagcacggcggcgagatGGCGGAGGGTAGCCATGGCGCACCGGGGGAGCGGATTGGATTGGTCGATGACTCGACGCCAATGCGGCCTGGAGAACTAAATAAGTGGTGGGCCCTTTCACCGGGTCTGGATCTGGATTGGCCAATGGCGATGCCGGCGTGGGCTCGTGGGATTCTTTACCCGTTCGGTCGTCGGGTTACTTTTGCGGCATCGGATTGGACACGTCGGGCCTCACAAGTCTAAGTATCTCATTTTTTATCGATTTTTTCTCCGGTTTATCCGTGACTGCTGCTCCAGTTTAGAACCAGTTTCGTGCTCGTTTTCATCAGGATGTACTCTCACTCCGTCCATAGAAACTCCATTTTCAGTCTTTGATATAAcgtttgagtttttgttttatttaaacgttttaaaattagtatttttgttattattagatgataaaatataaatagtattttgCGCGTGactaatttttctaattttcttataaatttttaaaataaaatagacggtcaaatgttaaaCTCACAAACCTACAAGTAGGGTTTTTGTGAGTAGTACTCCCTATGtctcaaaaagaaaatctaggATTGGATGTGACACACCGTAGTACTATTAATTTCTAccccctccgttccataatatataaACCTAGAACCGAATGGGACacttcatagtacaacgaatccaAACAtattgtccagattcgttgtgcTATGAATTTTCCCATCCGGTCTTAGGTTTctatattagagcaagtttaatagtatagtccactactagctccaattcatctatagccgatTTAATAGCTatttcatacaataattacttactatactattaatgtatgaccccacctgtcatacacactctgcttcttggagtccgtgctgcagctggctacatatctgtagcccgctgctcttctctctcatcttttatctcattaaaatatgtttatagttggctaatagtatgctattgtacctgctcttatgagACGGATAGAGTATTAATTTAGACAGATATACTTTCAGGTTTATAGTATTGATATGTGTCACATTTGGTATTAGTTTGGTTTTATATGTCCGTTACATAGAAAATTACTTAAAGTGAATGGGACACCATACAATGTATCTGGACATATGTCCATTTACATGTCCACTGCAAGCAACGGCAACAAATTCAGTGGTGACAGCGGCGACGGATTTTTCTCCTTGTCACTATGCCACCTTGTTGTCACCGGCAATCTACCGCGATCTATCATCAATAGTCCAGGCGTAGTTGGGAAGAAACACCGGATGTCGAGTTCAGGCAATAGCGTTTCTGCTCTTCCCAAGCGACATCCGTGCTGCACGATCTTCACACGCAGAAGCGTTGCTGCGCCACATGCTTCGTCGCCGTATATCTTCTCCGCAAGCGCACCaagttttagaatttttttattaaaatatttacaaaaatagtttttagttttgaaaatttacaaatctaatcgcCTGTCGCCTTTTgggatttttaaaaatcacccTTCCAGAAGGCGGCAAGGGATCTAAATGTAAATTTTTCAGCACAAATTGTTAGCTCTatgattttacaatttaaaattatattatataaagttagatgaaataaaactttgtatcaaaattgtagatctcaatgagatctacaactttttagttaacaaatttttcatttaagatgttttagatatccaaatattcgttacaaaatataaaacacatttaaaaaaaatctcagatctacattTCAAACGACATTGGatggagataaactttatataaaagttgtagatcttgatgagatctataactttgtaATTTATcactttttcatttaaaatcatttggagtatcgaataagcattattagtttttaagcaattaaaacCGGTAGAAAGGGtttgaacacaaataaaaattttgcatttaggtcccttgccgccAGGGCGGCAGGtgattagatttgtaaattttcgaaacaaaaaattatttttgtaaatattttaataaaaaaatgtataaataaaaaaatcccaAGTTTTATAGCATCTGGCCCATCAAGCTAGCCCGCCGGGAGGCTGATCGATCCACTCGGCCCAGTAATGGAAGTATGAAACGCCAACAAATTGGGCCGGAACGGGATCCCCGCTTACGTAGTTACGGGCCGTTATTAGTTGGGCCGGCCGGGAAGGGATTACAGCAACGAACTTTAGCAAAAGAAATGTGCCTTGAGACTAATACGCACGTAAAACGGAACGATAAATTAACTCAGGAATAATTtagtattagttaaaaacttaaaagtgaattaatatagtttttaaagtaacttttgtatagaattttttttaaaaaaatactccttTTAACAATTTGAGTTGAGAAAATCAACAAACCAATTCAGCTTGAGTGTCTTGATTACTTGTATCACTTGGCAGTCTTGGGCTGATGCTTTTTTCGGTGGTCCAATTAACGATTTTATACGAATTTATTGTACCACAGTATCCCCGACGTCCAATCAAGAAAACACTACACGAATTCTTGATTTTTGCTCCATAAAACAATACAGCATGTGTTTCTTAATTATTTATGTGCTCCAAATATAATAAAACCTGTGATTCTCTGGAGACGAATGGCCAATATTATAAGCACAAGTGCGAATCGTAGTAACATGCAAATTGAAAATCTTCCATGCCGGCTGAGGTAAGCTCTGACGCATACTTTGCCTATAATTTCTTTATATCAATTATTTTTTCCGTGCTGATTGCTCTAAGATGAGTCAGGACACGAGTACAAAGCAGATGGCAGCGGAATCTCATCTCTCCCATATCCATCAGTAATAAGCTTTGACCTCTGCGTGCTTTTTTTTGCTCACGTAGCCGTGAGTTACGCCATTTTGGAACAATTGAATCGACTATCTAAGTATTTTGCTAGTAGAACTTTTGCAGAAATTGAAGGAGTATGTAAAATTAAATGATATAAATTATGATAAGTCgaaaagaaaatagataaaGAATATCTGCATTGTacgacggaggaagtaaatagGAGCCCATGTACAATTCCAAAGTACTCAATCGTACGATATCATTTCCTAAATTTATCAATTGTATTTATTATTATCAGTATGTGGTGATCATGAATGGTCGGTAAAATATAATCAAGTATAGCTGTTTGTCACTGTCAGTATGTCAGTCCCTCAAACGGTTATAGGGGTGGCTAGGATTGAACCAACATAAATTGGCGCCCATGCTTTTTTAGCGTATAGAATTGTCATCCACAAACCCGTCACAATCCGTGAACgaacaaacttgaaaaatgaaatgCTAAACATATTCATCTTCCCTTTTCCACACGGAAGAACAGCAGCACAATAAGTGAAACAGTGATGCATCATTGCATCTGTGCATTTAAAGATATACTCCTGAGTAGACTGAAAATTCTCTCTTCTTGACGACAGTAAAAACTTCTTTTAGCTTAACCTCCATGACAGGTTACTGATTAACTAAGAAAGGGTGTCTCGTAGTAGTACTGTACTGTGTAGCTTAATATAGCACGTCAGCTTCTCAGCTCTAACCTCTCACCATTTTCCCAAGAGATATCGCCATCACGATCTCCCGTAACCACTTCTTATATAAAAAGCAAGCAAGATGCTACGAGCTAAACAATTTCTTTAGTTAGTCTTCACTAATCACGGGCTTAAACGCATCTTGTTACATTCTCATCGGCAAGCAAAGagcaagagagaagagagaggagatggtGGATGTGAAGCACACGGCCGGCCACGCCGGCGCGAGGAGAGTCAAGCTGTTCCGggtgccgcggcggccggccagggcggcggaggaggcgggggcgcCGCTGGTACCGGctggcgagaggaggaagaggaagatggcggtggcgaggctcggcggcggcgccggcgggcggaggcggctgtTCGGTGCGTTCCGGCGGCTGCGGGTGCGGTGGCTGGCGGCGCTGTACCGCCGctcgctgcggcggctgcgcgcgtACTACGCCAAGGCGGTCCAGGACCTCCTCGAGGGCGCGGCGGCCATGAGCACGCTGCGCtcgcaggccgccgccgactgTTCGTTCGGCACTGCGTtcgcgccggtggtcgccgtcgGCTACTGATGAGCGCGTGCATGTCTGCAGCACCGTTCTGGCCTGGGCATGAAGAACATGAAGCCATGGAGCAGTAGCACCCCTGTGTATAGACGTGGTTAACTGTCCATGATGAATTCCAGTGCTgatcttttttctctcttcatttTATGGATCTCGAGTTCTCGACAATGATCAGTGTTCATCCTGTTCGTAATTAGCTAGCATGTAGTACAACTTTCCggatctgaaaaaaataattatattatgttaaagaagagagaagatagtaagagaaaaaaatatattcgcTTGATTGCTTCAGATCAGTCTGTTCGATGAAGTAATTAGTACTTTATGTAGGCTGGTCTTCCGAATTTTACTCCTTGCACATGTCTTACAGTAGAGTTCAGATCAATCTGGGCATCTGTCCCAATTTGTCATCGAATAATTAGTCTGTCGAGATTCTGTTCCCTCCTCacgtctcaactctcaactgcCGTCTGCTGGAACTAAGATAAGCGCTAATCGTAGTTGGCTTGCATATATAataataagtactccctccgtttcataatgtaagttattatagcatttttcatattcatattaatattaatgaatctagacatatatatatctatatagattcattcgcatcaatatgaatatgaaaaatactagaataagttacattgtgaaacggatgaagtaacaGTCTGTCACTTCCCTTTTCGTAGCCAGCAGTAATACGCAATAGTAACTCACTGAAGCTATTGCAAATAGTAGGCTTAAGGATGGACACAAGGACAAAATTTCAGTCTAAGATGATTCCCATCAGAGCAGACATCCTACCGTACGTTCAGGCGTTAATAAAGTCCAACTGCGCCTCAAGATTTGCATgtgttttgttgcttttgttTATGTTCTGATCTGGTTTAGTGGTATACTCTCTGGACTGATGCTAAGTAAAATCCCGATCAAATCCTACTGGAGCCTGGAGGACAACGAAGCGAGACAGCCCTGAGCCCAATATATCACAATCAATTCATGGCGTGTTTACGGCCCCGTGAGGCCGTGACTGGCTCAGTTACAGAAAAGGGCCTGGGCCGTCGTTACACCGCCAGCCCACCCAACAATTTTCGAGCTGGGCCTCCACTGCTGCGTTCCGTTGTTTTGGTTGGATCATCCGGCCAACCAGCGTCAACACCGGGATCGGCCGGCCGCGTGTCTGACGGAAATGGCAAATTCAAAGTTTAAGCAGATTTAAATCAGTAATTAGGTAGCTGGAAGGAGCATGAACGCACGATTCATGCACAGCTGCTCGGTGCTTCAACTACACCTGACCTCACGAGTCACACCTGCACAGTACGTGCTACACCAACTGCTACTAGCTGACGCGAGTTCTATACTTCTATCAGCATGACACATCTCGACGATCTCGTAGACCAACTCATACGGAGATCACGCTTAAATACTACTCGTAAGTCGTCGCAGCTGCAGGTGGACACGCGGCTAGGCGACCAAGCACAAGCAGCAAATTAACAAGCGTTTCAACAAGCTGGAGATCACGAGTCCGGAGCAGATGGACGGCCACGTCGCTGTGGCGCCGCGGCGAGACGCTGCGTTCcgcgcgacgacgcggcggactGTGACGATTCTGCACGGAAGCTGcagggtgaggaggaggaagatggcggtggtgcggctcggcgacggcagCAGGAGGCCGCGGCGGTTTATGGGGGCGCTCCGGAGGCTGCGGCTGCggtgggtggtggcggcgatgtACAGGCGGacgctgcggcggctgcgcgcgtGCTACGCCAAGGCCATCAGGGACGTCCTCGAGGGCGCcgcgctcgtcggcgccgcgcgcgcggacGCCGGGGTTTGAGTTTTGCACTTTCACACATCTCCTTTAGGGCTTATTTGGTTGCTTGGGAATTAATCCCCAAGGGATCCTAGGATTGAGTGAATCCCTACCAATTCCCATCTCACTCAAACCCTGTGGGGATGATTCCCTTTGCCTCTCCTAATCCCTCTCCTAAAACCTGTGTTCGGTTTTGGCTGGGAATTAACCCATGGAGAAGTCCAATCAAGCAAGAAACTACTGAAGCGGCTGAATACTCCAATAAATAGCGCATTAAATTTGACTTATGCAAAAATCATACACAGAAGTTGTTGATGTCATGAAAAATACTGCTAACACTGAAGATAACAGTGTATGCGTCTATTTCTTCAAGCAAGAAGCACATCACAAACATGTCTTGTCAGCAGACAAATGGTAATAATACTGTTAAGAAACTTTGGGCTTGGCCCATGAAGGCCTGGCCTAAATACACTTATTGGGCCTATCATCAAACCTTCCATATATTGGAATGCACTATATAAAGAGAGGAGGGGGCTACTCATTTGTACAGTTGATTGGATGATTGAATAGTGCAAGAGAGTCTACTTTTATACGATTACGGGACCCTCTTAAACTACTTCGTGTAGCAGGAGGGTTGCGTaataaatacaattatttttacTTTCCAAGTATCTCACATAGCAAACTCAAAACAGGTTGCACTAGCTAAGTCTAAATACACAACAAAACCCAAACTTCTCCCAGGATCTCCCAAAATGAGAGTTTAAGTACTTCATGAAGCTGCTACCATCACATTTTAATTACATAAAATCCAACATCAGTGATTGCTCCAAATGACGAACTATAGCCTTCTGTGACTGAAAAGGATAACCAATAGTTAATAAGATGGCACTACTAGCTCCATAGTAAACAAGTATTCACAGTAAACAAGTATGCAAAAGCGCAGTGGATAACAACCAAATTTTCCCTTCTGTACAACATCTATGAAAGCATTGTAGCAAAAACTAGACAGGAAAGTTGTAGGTACAGATTCAACAAGCAAGTCCAAGAAGAGATGCTTATATACTAATATCAAGCAGTTGTCCTTATATCAATTATAAAAACTTCAAAAGGAACAGACACCTCAATTGCCAATTGATCATCAGAATTTAACAGTAACAAAAAAGAGAGGGCATGGAACCAGGGAGATGATAAGCAATGGTGATTGCAGTGAATGCTGTAAATTCATTGCAGTACACAAGAAGCCCTAAGCTCCATCTCTACTTCTCATCATACACAGATGCATATGTCTCTGCAACAAGTCTGTCACTTCATGTTATGCTTTTCAACAAGACAGTTATTTTAAATTGGACAAGGATCACCAGTTGGTACTTTATATGTACCAGTGCATTACATCTAGTGAGAGGAATATTATGCTTGGAACAACAATAAAGAAATTAGTGCAGTACAACCCAACCTGTCTTCACACTCTAAGAATTGGCAAATTAGTCCAAATTAACCAATTTTCGGATCAAGGTAAAGCAATAAGATGTTATAGGCATCACATTTTAATTACTGAAGCGGTTCTATTATGCCAAATGTCAAGTTTAGTAGTGAAGCTTGGTGTGAAAAATTTTATAGGCTCAgtaattttaaatgaaaatagaTATTGAAATGAAAGTGACTCTGCTTGTAAGATGACAAAAACTGCTCAAATAGAAGCATCACATGATGTCCTTCAGCATCAACTGCTGCATATCAGGAGATCCACTAGATTTTCACTTCAGCTAGCTGTAACTGCCTAGCTCCCGCTTTGCAGCCTCAATTACAAGCATATTATATGGTATTGAATCTTTTTTCACCTATCCTAAAGCCAAATTGTGAACTTGCAATGGCAGTACCATATGCAGTACTACTTAAAATGCTTGCACCCAAATAatcaaaattttggaatccTAAACTAGGATAAATAGATCATCATGCTTAACAGAGAAAAGATGCACAAATGGATGGACGGTTTCCAGGAGAAGCTTAACAGCGGGGCAAATTTCCTGGAGGAGATGAACAGCGTAGTGAGTTTAGTGAAGAAGCAGCGGATCAACGACCCCAGCATGATGAACTGGTCGCTGCAGCTCAAGGACGCTATCGACGAGGTGGAGTTTACAAGAACAGCAAGAACAACAAGAATAGTCAAAGAATCGCCTTGTGCTCTCCTCCGCCTCTTCTTCTCCGAGGGCGccacggcggtggcgccgtgggcgagggcgatgggcggcggcggcggcagagtgGATGCGCCGATGCTATGCTGCGACCGGGAGCGGTGTtcgacgggatggcggcgacgacaggaaagggagaagagaaggaaaccctaaccctagatttggaagaggaggggagaggaggaaaggcAGCGTGCTCACCGGAGAGAAGGTGGCGGCCGGATGAGAGAGCCGTgctgtcgccgttgccgtcgccttcgggtcgcgccgcccgccgcgcgccgcgtcttcgttgcgccgccgcctcctctcgagGTTTTTTTCCACGCCTCGGGAGTAGATGATTTATTCCCGGGCCGGGGCGCAGGGAAAACACCAGGATGGGCCGGGTTAAAATCCAGACTGGGCTTAACcgaaaacatatttttctgtGGGCCGGTAT
This region includes:
- the LOC127763471 gene encoding subtilisin-like protease SBT1.4; amino-acid sequence: MATLRHLAAVLLILFAAASPAAAAAREQSTYILHLAPEHPALRATRVGGGGGAVFLGRLLRLPRHLRAPRPRLLYSYAHAATGVAARLTPEQAAHVEAQPGVLAVHPDQARQLHTTHTPAFLHLTQASGLLPAAAAASGGASSPIVGVLDTGIYPIGRGSFAPTDGLGPPPASFSGGCVSTASFNASAYCNNKLIGAKFFYKGYEAALGHAIDETEESKSPLDTEGHGTHTASTAAGSPVTGAGFFDYARGQAVGMSPAAHIAAYKICWKSGCYDSDILAAMDEAVADGVDVISLSVGAGGYAPSFFRDSIAIGSFHAVSKGIVVSASAGNSGPGEYTATNIAPWILTVGASTIDREFPADVVLGNGQVYGGVSLYSGEPLNSTLLPVVYAGDCGSRLCIIGELDPAKVSGKIVLCERGSNARVAKGGAVKVAGGAGMILVNTAESGEELVADSHLVPATMVGQKFGDKIKYYVQSDPSPTATIVFRGTVIGKSPSAPRVAAFSSRGPNYRAPEILKPDVIAPGVNILAAWTGESAPTDLDIDPRRVEFNIISGTSMSCPHVSGLAALLRQAQPDWSPAAIKSALMTTAYNVDNSGAVIKDLATGTESTPFVRGAGHVDPNRALDPGLVYDAGTEDYVSFLCTLGYSPSIISLFTTDGSVANCSTKFPRTGDLNYPAFAVVLSSYKDSVTYHRVVRNVGSNANAVYEAKIDSPSGVDVTVSPSMLVFDESHQSLSYDITIAASGNPVIVDTEYTFGSVTWSDGVHDVTSPIAVTWPSNGRAASM
- the LOC127764075 gene encoding uncharacterized protein LOC127764075, which translates into the protein MVDVKHTAGHAGARRVKLFRVPRRPARAAEEAGAPLVPAGERRKRKMAVARLGGGAGGRRRLFGAFRRLRVRWLAALYRRSLRRLRAYYAKAVQDLLEGAAAMSTLRSQAAADCSFGTAFAPVVAVGY